CATGTGTAACAGTGTGAAGTTTACTAACCTTTTTGTCTTTAACAACTTGTTCTGCTGAATGAAAATTAGGGAATGAAGTGAAAaaccttgttgttgttgttctttgtTCCTTGCCACCCCAGGAAATGTGCCTCCAACTTGAGAGATTTAAGTGTATCATCACTAGTATAAAGAAAAGGAACATTATGATTAAGGATGAAGATTTATGATGATGAACTCTCATAATTTCAAAATGATAAGGAAACTAAAAGgagagagaatgaagatgaatAATACACATTGATTTTAATAGCACAAAATGGAAAAGACATTACTTCAGTGTTTAGTTATATAACTCCTATAAATATATACTATAGTAGGTGGTTTTGCAGTTGTGTTATTTAATTTACTCAAATGATTTTGTTACTGCTTCcctatattttcttctttatgtGTTTTAATTGTTATACtgtatttcttcttttcttttttttttcttcatataTATACAGATGGCTAAAGGATTAGGAGTACTAATGTTACATGCACGTACTCTACAAACTCTTATTTAACAATTGAACTTATTAGTTAACTTTTTTGAATGGCTCAATTGTGTAGACATCCCTCATGCATGTCTCTGTAACCATCATTGTTTCTTACAAACTATTTTGTTTCCTAATTATTTGACTCcaattaataacaataagagCAAATTATACATAACTTTAGTTTAGAAGCTCATTATTATAGCAACACAGAAGTTTTGATGTTTTGAGGGAAACACAATTTgaagaacttttatttttagGAACAATGATGCATGGACACCTAAATTCGAATCTCTCTCTGAATTTTGAAGTGATACTTACAAATAGAGGTGTTCAAATCCAAACCGATCCAAATTAAACCGTTCatccaatcaaattcaaacGAAAAATTGATTAAAACCGCACTAATTCAgatttgattggattctattttttgcGAATCGGATTTCGGATCTATTTTTAATAACCGAtctaatccaatccaaaccgcacaatgtgctataatattattattttattattatatttacaattatacttataacatgttcaatttggctttttaagatattgttaagATTTGTTATGTCATTAttggttatttaaaatttgatgttgagacttgttatatgtatttaattttttttatttaaaaaaccaCAAATCTAAACCGATCCAAACCGCTTGTAATCGGATCGGATTGGATTTCCAAAAAAAGTTCAtctaatccaatccaaaccgcaccgAACATAAATTAAGCGTTCGGATCGAATGACTTTTTTCCTTAAAATCGAACCAAATCGCACTGCGAACACCGCTACTTACAAATAGCATTTTGGAATAAAATAATAGTGACtcttacataaaaatatttgtatgttAAACAGTTTAGTCAAATGTAtcaaaacatttaaagtttGTAAGCTATTTTATAAAAAGTCAATATAAATATGAAAGCCTTATTATCACTTTGAAAGgtaaatattatttaagataAGAATACAAGAATGCAGGAAAATTAAACCATGATGCTATGAGTATTGAAGTGTGTGTAACTAATTTGAATGTTTAGCAATGTTATTTATGTGTCTCAATGCACAAAATTGTCTTTCATTCTTTCTTATGGTTCAACAAGGGGAATGCATAGAGATCATAAAATACAGTTGGAATGGCCAAGGGAAATTTAAGGtgggaaaaaggaagaagaaacagTAGAAGGGTAACTTAACTCATTTGACTTTTCCAAAGATATGGAGTATTTTGTTATAATGGGCAAGTTTATTCATCAATCTCTTAGGGTAGCAATGGGTAATAAGAAGCTGAATGAACTGGCATCTTCTCATTCGTAttggattttgattttgattgaaTAAAACAGCAGTTGTTGGTTCATTATTAACAAGGGAAATGGGACAACCCAATTAATTTGAGCTTTTAAATCTATGACCATAGAGTATGGGGTAGGTAAGTAGAGAGTGCAATGAATATGCAAGCAAAGCAGTACTAATTTTACACGtcaccttttattttttattttttctgcaTAATATGAATAGTAGTTCTAACTTTGTGCAACAGGTGAAATAAAAAGCATGTATATCATAAACAAGTTAGTatgagtttaaaatttaaatttgggtACCCCAATTTTGTCCACAAATCCAATCCATATCCACGTTTATCTCATGCCAAATTAAGATCAAAATTGACAAATTATTTCAAGGGTCTACCATACCAAACTAAGTGGTttgatattttttcaataaaaattagagGACTATTTAATGTATGAGTGGAGATTTTCAGATATTTATGCTCCATCTTATGCATCAAACAGACTTACATCAGTATGAAATTCACATTATCTAATAGTAAGAAGATATATAATACACATATATACAAGAGTAATATGTATTGGATAGAAgactttgttgttgatgattaGATGATGATGACAAAGAATACAATccaaggattggttgagtggttcTAGAAACTACAAAAATGGATGTGACAATGCAAGGCATGGCCTTTTCCATTTGTTAGGAGTGTAGTGTCCAACCACAACTTTGCTGTCTGCTCTCATAACAACATGCACAAAGCCAAGATCCCAGCAAGTTTCAAACCTGTCATACACCCCCACACACGCCCCACCACCCTGCAATTCAATCCTAAAATTTGATGTTGGATAAGATACATATGCCTTTTAGATATGCAATTTTGAGCTTGAATTCACTTTTCACTGTCCATCTTTTGTATCATATCACTTTGACACGAAAACTAAGTACTTTGAAGTTCTCAAATGTTGATTGGTATGCGTGTTATGAAAAAGAGACATGCAATGCAACTTTCAACATCTGTTTGGGAATGATAGCCAGCATGGAAAAGATGCTTGCACAAATCAGCTATGGCGagttttcacttttcataggGTTGTGGAAGGGAGTTCAATGGCAAGTTTTCGTCACCCTTGAAGTTGTGGAATGCGGTGAGAGACAAGGGAACAGCTATCCATATGTGACTGTAACCATCTTCCAACTCCGAATCGATGCTCACCCCTATCATTGTTACCGGTCCCTTCGCACCCAACCATCCCCTTCTGGAGTCCAAACTGTTGATGACACTCTATCCACTAAAAAGAGTGAATACTCCATCCGACTCTGACAATTACCAAGGACAATAAAGCTCCCAAGAAAAAAAACACCAAATTCGGCTcctgataatttttttggacCTGATTAACCCCTGTACCAAAAAAAACATCAATTGTTTTTGGTACAGGAACCTGGTTGTCCTTTCGAAGTAATTATCAGGGGCCAGgttgagattttttttgttaagagCCTCGTTGTCTTTTAAAGTAATTGTCAGGGACTGTTTTGGGTTTTATtcaaaaagggatagaaatttacatataattgtCTTTACGTAAAAATTGATAGTTAAGAACAGGTAAATAGTAATTCAATCAAACATGTTAAATCATTTAACAGAATCTCTATTCTAAAATATTCTCTCAAACATAACCTTAGTTTTTTGTTGTGTTCAGGAATCAACCATGCACCTCAATCACATAAGCAATACTAACAGAATCGGTTGTACCAAAGTAATATAGAAAATTGACCAACATTTAAATAGAGGACAAGTAATATAGAAAATTGACCCTTTAAGATTCATTATTCATCAAATGCAACATTTAAACAAAGTTCCATAGTAAAATCCAACCTAAACTAAAAGAAAACTTGTCCCAAATCATGTTGAACACATCCACAAAAGATCAACATTTTCTCATAAGCCTCTATGTAACCGATTCCATTATTTGTAAGTATTTGTTAGACATCAGCCATTACTCTTTATCTGCATCAACATGTGAATGGTTTTCCTCACTTTTAACAGCTACGTTTTCTGAGGAGCCACCTTCTTCAATAGTAGGTTTGGGAGCATCACCATCTTGGGGAGAGGATTCTGATGATTCACCTTTGAATTCTCCTTCGGTCACTGGAACTTCCTTTTTGATGGTTCCAACTTTAACATACTTGCTCATAAACTTATATTCCCAGTCTTGCAACGCCTCAAGCTCAAATGGTCCAAGACCAGATATATCACCAGTTAGGTCTTTCTCTTCGAAAGACATTTTTGCTAACGCTCTGCTAGCATCCTTGCCGGCAAATAGAGCATATGGCCCACCAGGTCCATAAAACATCCTAACAGAAAATACACATACAGAAgcatttatcatttttttttgtaggaCAGTTTActtttggatgattttttatATGTCTAAAGCTCATAACTTCAAAATATCAGTCTCTCCAACAagcttaatttcaaaataagtAACCTAACAAAACATAATTCCAGGTAAATCCATTATGTGGGTACAATAGATAGGACATCAATGCTGTAAAGAGAACCACTTCAATCAAACTATGGTTCATTCAGATTAAGGAAACATACAATTCTATAGTTTCTCCAAATCAATTTGAAATTCATCAAAAAAGATGTAGTTATAAAAATTGGAAATAACACAATTACATATGGAAGTGTGTGAAGCATCTGCATGCAAACAAGACACCCTTTTCAGCTAGAGAAAAAATCACTTCTGACTCCTCACTAAGGGACTGCTTGGTTGACTAGGTTAGGTTGCTTACAAGGTGTGGAAATGTTCAAATGAAGGCACCTCATGAACCTCACATTCATGAagagttgaaaataaaattcagtCACTTTCACCATAGGCCACAACTTTGGTTAAAAGTCATTTTCACTAAAGCGCTCTAGAATCTAGATTTTACCAACCCACTCTGCACCTAACTGAAACTAGACATAGCAAAAGTGGTCCAGATTACCAGAAGTTGGAAAATGTAGGTTTAGAATTTAAGAGTGTACTTGGATACCACATAGGTCTACATACATCCATAGTTTCAGTTAGCTTAACACACCAAATTTCAGAACTTTCATAGAAGCACATCCTCTTTTCATGATATCAACAACAAAATAACCACTAATCACAttcaaaaaacaataataagacCTCCATgcaaacaaaaacaaatcaGAGTTTCAAACCCAAccgaaatataaataaataaataaatatgaaacaAGCATGAAATAAAATCATCACCCGACCACatcacaaaaagaaaaaaggcacAAGAAGTATTAAAGTTAAACAAACAGAATGAAATTCTCAAAGAAATATACAATAcccaattttctatttttacctTTACATTAAAAAGCAAACCAAAAAAGTTCCTTAcaaaatatacccaaaaaaaaaatactctgACCATCAAAAACAAAACCCATATCTCCAATcacaaaaaacaaaaggaatcataatcaaaatcaaatttttcccCTTTCCCCCAAACTATATATACCTGCTCTGTGAAACATCGTAGATCTCACCCTTGATGGCCATGAGCAGAGGCTTCTCAGGATCAGTGCCATCATAGGCCTTGAGCTCCTCCTCCGTGACCTCACCGAGCTGAACCGGCGGTTTCAGAGGCTGCATCTGCGGCTCGAAATCCCTGGTGGCTCCATGAGTGTTATTGGCGGAGGAACCAAAGAGGCCCGAAACGACGTAGTAAATGGCAAGGAAGAGTGCCAAAAGAGTGAAGAAGGTGGGTGGAGAGAGGCCAGTGTAAGCCACTATTGCTTCCTTCAAAGTCTCCCACAGTTGCAGAGCCATTTGTGTGTgactgagagagagagagagagagagagagagagaagagaagagagagagtgacaCGTACAAAGAGACAAGTGAGATTTTTATAGGAACAGAACAGCATCAAACTCAGTAGCTTATTTGGTGCCTTAGAtttgtaaaaactaaaaacgtTATCTTTTTTACGTTTTTAGTTTTAACTAGTGGGTAAAAAAAGTACAacaatatatgattttttttttaaaaaaatatttcaaattatttattctaattttaaaaatatattagtaaatattgtactatgtataaaataatttatatatattttatacaaatttataGTATCATTTATAAATATACATACAATTTTCAGTTTTACCTTATATACATAATtagtattaaaatattatattatcattatcaaaattttttaaataaatataatattttattcatttaaattatGACAAGTTatctaaataaattgaaatgcaactaaaattattcaattacaATTTTATGGAACTCATTATCTGACTAAGCTTTTTTACACTTCTATGTAAACCAATGCATAATGTAATGGATTACGAAACACAAAAAATCTGAACAATCTAGTGCAAATTATGAAGAGAAGCTGATTGACTAGAAATCGCTATAGAGTGGAGCGATTTCTGAGAAAGAATAAACATGCATAAATCGCTAGAGGGTGTAGCTGTTTATGCGAAAATGGAGACTTATGGAATCTGTGGGACAGTAGGACGGAGCCACGGATTATACATAGCTAAACTCCTTATATATAGCTGTGTcattgtaaattttaaaaagttatatttaacAGTGTTTGTATGGTTTTCTGGAGTGTTTGAGAATGCTCTATATGGTTTCAAAACGTTTTAAAATgtcctagaaaatcttagaataccctagaaggttctagaagactcTAGAAGGTCATGGAgtattctagaagagtgtgGATATATATAGAAGTATGAATAGTAGTATGGAATAATCTAGAAATGTTTAGAAAGTTGTGGTATGATAGATATTTGTAATGAAGGTTTTAGATGATTAATCTATaccgttgattagatttaatcccAACCATCTATTGAGGAAGTGGATAGCTATAAATAGGAGGTGAGAATTAGAGTTTGTGTGTGGGTCATGTGTGAGTCATTTGTAACAAACACTTGAGTAATAAAGTGGTCTTTCCACCAAAACTTCTTTTCTCTTGTATTCTTAActttcttgctaagtattgagggttaggTTGACTTGGTCTTAACTCGAGAGGTTGAGTAAGTTCGAGCGCCGACATGGTAGCGTTGGAGTGTATTCAAGGCCGTGACAATTCGGTATCAGATCAAAGTTCGAGAGGGAGTATAAGTAGTTTGTGGGTATGACTTCTAGCGCAACTATAGAGCATGTTGAGTCTTAAAAGGGAAGGGATACTATTCCTTCTTAATGGGGAAGCAAGAAGGTGCGATCTTCAAGTGAGCTTAGAGGTAAGAACTTTAACTTCTTAGAAGAGAGAGTTTCTATATTGGAGAATGTTCTATCCTCTATGGATGAGCGTTTTCAAATGATAGAACATGAAAAGGAGACCCTCGAGGTTCACGTGTTAGGAGAACTAGATGCTTTAAAGAAAGCATGCTCCAAATCGAAGAGAAACTTGAGAATTCTTTGAAGCTATTTGAGGAAGTTCGAGTTTGGTTCGAGGAGGCAAAATCTTTACCAACCTTTATAAGGGAGACGACAAAGATTGATCTTCCAAAGCCAAAGGAATTCAAGGGTGTGAGGGATGCTCGAGAGGTGGAGAACTTCCTATGGCAAATGGAGAGGTACTTTGAAGGCCAAGGGGTGGTCGAAGAAGCAATAAAGGTACACACTGCACCTCTCTACCTTTCTGATAATGCTACTTTGTGGTGGAGGATAAAATGCGTAGATATGGAGAATGGTACGTGCAACACAGCCACAAGGGGAGATTTCAAAAgggaattgaaaataaaattcttcCCTGAGAATGTGGTTTATGAAATAAGAAAGAAGTTGAGGGAGTTGAAGCACAAGAGTATGATTAACGACTACGTAAAGGAGTTCACTACTCTCACGCTTCAAATCCTCAACTTAGCATCAGATgatgcattatttttttttcattgatgGACTCCAACCTTGGACAAAGCAACAACTACAAAGAAGAAATATTAATGATGTCGATGAGGCTATCGTGGTGGCCGAATCACTCACTGAGCATCATAGGGGAGACTCTAAACCCAAGTCTTCCTCCAAATCTAGTTCTACTAAAGGTGGGGGAGACAAGGAGAagaatttctcaaccaagaagCTAAGGAAGGAAAATACTATTCAAATAAAGattacaagaaaaagaataagattTTTGTGCCCAAAGGAGGATGCTTCATGTGCAAGAGACCACACCAAATGAATGACTGTCTCAAGCTAGGGACTCTGGCATCTATCGCCGAGGAACGAGAGGTCCAAACTCAAGTAAATGAGTGTGTTGGATCTATCCAACTCATGAATACTGTAAATGGCAAAGAGGCAAGCACCGCGGACAAGAAAGGCTTGATATATGTAAATGCCTTTATCAATGAAAAATCCATCATGGCTATGATCGACACTGCTGCTACACACAATTTCATCATGTCTGATGAAGTAAAAGTCTTAGGTTGAAGATCACCGAAAATAATGGTTGGTTCAAACCCGTGAATACCAATGGTAAACCTCTTAAGAGAGTAGCAAAAGGGATTGAGATGACTCTTGGTTCTTGGAAGGGTCTTGTGAATTTCTCAATAACATCCATGGACGATTTCAAAATAGTCATCGGGCTTGATTTGCAAAGGAAGACAAATATAATACATATGTTATACTATGACATAGTATGCGTCATGGAGAAAAGGTCTCCATGCATGGTCCCTACAGTCTCTAAAGTTGGAGGACCATCGACGCTCTCTATTATGCAACTCAAGAAAGGGTTTAAGAAAGGAGAGATTACATATTTGGCTCTATTACAAGAGGAGTCAATATCTGAAAGAGAAGACGTTCGTCCTAAAATCAATAAAGTCcttgaagaaattaaagatgTGATGTCTTCCGAGTTGCCAAAACAACCACCACCTAAGAGAAAGGTGAACCACAAGATTGAATTGGATTCAGGAGCAAAGCCGCCTACCTCAACACCTTATAGGATGGCACCACCAAAACTTGAGGAGTTGAAGAAGCAACTCAAGGATTTGCTAGATGCTGGATTCATCCGTCCATCGAAGGCACCTTATGGCACCCCAGCCTTATTAAAAAAGAAGCATGATGGTTTGTTGAGACTATGCATTGACTATCGAGCACTTAACAAGGTAACCCATCAAGAATAAATACTTTATTCCTGTGATAGCTGATTTGTTTGATCAACTTAGTAGAGTCAAGTGGTTCTCAAAACTGGATTGAGGTTAGGATATGACCAAGTGAGAATTGTTGATGGTGATGAGTCTAAGATCACATGTGTCACGAGGTATGGATTGTATGAGTGGTTGGTGATATCACAATAAATTTTAGAAAGTTATATTTAACCGTTTTTGTATAGTTTTCTGGAGTGTTTGAGAATGCTCTAAATGGTTCCGGAATATTCTAGAATGTCCTAGAAGGTTACGAAATACCCTAGAAGGTTTTAGAAGACTCTAGAAGGTCATGGAgtattctagaagagtgtgGATATATATAGAAATATGAATAGTAGTATGGAATAATCTAGAAATGTTTAGAAAGTTGTGGTATGATAGATATTTGTAATGAAGGTTTTAGATGATTAATCTAGACCGTAGATTAGATTTAATCCCAACCATCCATTAAAGAGGTGGATGACTATAAATAGGAGGTGAGAGTTAGAGTTTGTGTGTGGGTCATGTGTGAGACATTTGTAACGGTCATGTGTGAGTCATTTGTAACGAACACTTGAGTAATAAAATGTTCTTTCCACCAAAACTTcatttctcttgtgttcttagctttcttgctagTATTGAAggttaggctgacttggtcttaACTCGAGAGGTTGAGTAAATTCGAATATCGTCATGATAACGTTGAAGTGTGTCCAAGACCGTGACAAGTGGTAGGCAAATGTGAAATAGTTGAGTGCCATTCTTCATAATGGAGGGTGGGGagagttttctatttttacGGCCGTTACATATTTAACTTAATCTTAAATAAGctccaaattaaataattaacctattttattttgtcaagtattataatttcttatatcttaatataaaaaaataaaaatattaaaaaattgatttaatttctatatcaaaataaaactatttaaaaagtttatacggacttttttataaaaataaaatcatttataatagaaatttttttatattttaccactttatttttgttattaaatttatatttaatattgtgTGTGGtatgaaatttcagttttaattctatttttttcacatctggttttgtttttatatagtttgctttttttttgtagtataaAGTTCTAGATcctaataaaatatacataacaCATATTTTAcatttgttttctatttttacctaccatatcatacacaataaaatactaaatattagttatacaataattttt
The Arachis duranensis cultivar V14167 chromosome 5, aradu.V14167.gnm2.J7QH, whole genome shotgun sequence genome window above contains:
- the LOC107491163 gene encoding membrane steroid-binding protein 1; the encoded protein is MALQLWETLKEAIVAYTGLSPPTFFTLLALFLAIYYVVSGLFGSSANNTHGATRDFEPQMQPLKPPVQLGEVTEEELKAYDGTDPEKPLLMAIKGEIYDVSQSRMFYGPGGPYALFAGKDASRALAKMSFEEKDLTGDISGLGPFELEALQDWEYKFMSKYVKVGTIKKEVPVTEGEFKGESSESSPQDGDAPKPTIEEGGSSENVAVKSEENHSHVDADKE